A single window of Chitinophagaceae bacterium DNA harbors:
- the mfd gene encoding transcription-repair coupling factor: protein MENLQNIKQLLEKSDHWQQTAKLLTGSDSNACYFKNLFPSASAFFTGIFVEKLNRVHVFVLPEKEEAAYFFNDLKAIVEKDICFFLPDSFKRPGQFLQVDKENVVLRTETIHKLLDRKENQPLCLVTYSEAFFEKTIQQNTYSKFKIEIDKHKTLDSDHLLEQLGNFGFEIVDFVYEPGQASMRGGIIDIFSYANDYPYRIELFGDEVESIRVFDPGTQLSVKSLQSLSIVPDIQEKSTAQEKIALPDIFPNDTIVWLKDWDLINERIKNAFERFHEEVLSQEGKHKEDKHHFFRNAVFHNFENIVSLISKLEQFKIIEFGAKAHFNTSHEVDFKIEPQPGFNKNFDLLIEDLKKRKSAGYEIYLFCENKRQIERFYAIFEDLKADIIFHPIPFAIHKGFIHHGLKICCYTDHEIFQRFHKHNIKRGFDKNKALLLKTIKELQPGDYVTHIDHGVGVFSGLQKIDVNGKMQEAVRITYKDNDLLFVNINSLHKIAKFSSKEGTKPKINKLGSDAWDKVKRKAKKRIQDIAQELIKLYAKRRASKGYSFSKDTYLQNELEASFIYEDTPDQEKSTEDIKKDMEASYPMDRLICGDVGFGKTELAVRAAFKAVTDSKQVAILVPTTILSMQHYKTFKERLSEFPCNISYLNRFRSAKEKSEILNKVKEGQVDILIGTHAILSKKIDFKDLGLLIIDEEQKFGVKAKERLRQLKFQVDTLTLTATPIPRTLQFSLMGARDLSVIQTPPPNRQPVETQLHVFSEDVIRDAITHEVYRGGQVFFVHNRVKDIQEVAAMLKKLCPDVDFAVAHGQLDGDKLEKVMLDFMDHKFDVLVSTNIVESGLDIPNANTIIINNAHWFGLSDLHQLRGRVGRSNRKAFCYLFSPPVSGLPTDSRKRLQTIEQYSELGSGMNISMRDLDIRGAGNILGGEQSGFISEIGFDMYQKILDEAIDELKEKEFKELYAEELKNKKVFARDCQIDTDLEIMIPDSYIPNINERLSIYTQINSLKDREAMNKMMETLEDRFGRLPEMVKEIFKAVELRREAKELGFERLSIKNKKLKAWFVENQDSYFYQSEIFGNILQWVQQNAANCTLKQTSQHLILSYQPVQNINHCLQILRKMKDDVLTEKIS from the coding sequence TTGGAAAATTTACAAAACATAAAACAGCTGCTCGAAAAGAGTGACCACTGGCAACAAACTGCAAAGCTTTTGACCGGTAGCGACTCGAATGCCTGTTACTTCAAAAATCTGTTTCCCTCAGCATCAGCCTTTTTTACCGGAATTTTTGTTGAAAAGTTAAACAGGGTGCATGTTTTCGTACTTCCGGAAAAGGAAGAAGCAGCTTATTTTTTCAATGATTTAAAAGCGATAGTTGAAAAAGATATTTGTTTTTTTCTGCCGGATTCTTTCAAAAGACCCGGGCAATTCCTGCAGGTAGATAAGGAAAATGTTGTGTTGCGAACAGAAACTATTCATAAGCTTTTAGACAGAAAAGAAAACCAACCACTGTGTCTGGTAACCTATTCAGAAGCATTCTTTGAAAAAACCATACAGCAAAATACCTATTCAAAGTTTAAAATTGAAATTGACAAACACAAAACCTTGGACAGTGATCATTTACTGGAGCAACTGGGTAATTTTGGTTTTGAAATAGTTGATTTTGTTTACGAACCCGGACAGGCCAGCATGCGGGGTGGAATCATCGACATTTTTTCTTATGCAAATGATTACCCCTACCGAATTGAATTATTTGGAGATGAAGTTGAGTCTATAAGAGTTTTTGATCCCGGCACCCAACTTTCTGTAAAATCACTGCAATCCCTTTCAATAGTTCCGGACATTCAAGAAAAAAGTACGGCGCAGGAAAAAATAGCACTGCCTGATATTTTCCCAAATGACACTATAGTCTGGTTAAAAGATTGGGATCTGATTAATGAACGTATAAAAAATGCTTTTGAACGTTTTCATGAAGAGGTATTATCACAGGAGGGCAAGCACAAAGAAGACAAACATCACTTTTTCAGAAATGCTGTTTTTCACAATTTTGAAAATATAGTTTCCCTGATAAGCAAGCTTGAACAATTCAAAATTATAGAGTTTGGAGCTAAGGCACACTTTAATACTTCTCATGAAGTAGACTTTAAAATTGAACCTCAGCCCGGATTTAATAAAAACTTTGACTTACTAATTGAAGATTTAAAAAAAAGAAAGTCGGCCGGCTATGAGATCTATCTTTTCTGTGAAAACAAAAGACAAATTGAGCGATTTTATGCCATATTTGAAGACTTAAAAGCTGATATCATTTTTCATCCTATTCCTTTTGCTATTCACAAGGGCTTCATTCATCATGGCTTAAAAATATGCTGCTATACAGACCATGAAATTTTCCAGCGCTTCCACAAACACAATATAAAACGAGGTTTTGACAAAAACAAAGCCTTATTATTAAAGACCATAAAAGAGTTGCAACCGGGAGATTATGTAACTCATATTGATCATGGTGTGGGTGTTTTTTCCGGCTTACAAAAAATAGATGTTAACGGCAAAATGCAAGAAGCCGTAAGAATAACTTACAAAGACAATGATTTACTTTTTGTAAATATTAACTCCCTGCATAAAATTGCTAAATTCAGCAGCAAGGAAGGGACGAAACCAAAAATAAATAAATTAGGGTCCGATGCCTGGGATAAAGTAAAGCGAAAAGCAAAAAAACGCATTCAGGATATCGCTCAGGAATTAATTAAACTTTACGCAAAAAGAAGAGCTTCAAAAGGATATTCCTTTTCAAAAGACACCTATCTTCAAAATGAACTGGAAGCTAGTTTTATATATGAAGACACCCCTGATCAGGAAAAATCGACAGAGGATATAAAGAAAGATATGGAAGCAAGCTATCCAATGGACCGGTTAATTTGCGGAGATGTCGGATTCGGAAAAACTGAACTGGCTGTCAGAGCTGCTTTTAAAGCTGTAACGGATAGCAAACAGGTTGCTATATTGGTTCCGACAACCATTTTAAGTATGCAGCACTATAAAACATTTAAAGAGCGATTATCGGAATTTCCCTGTAACATCAGTTATTTAAACCGGTTTAGGTCAGCTAAAGAGAAAAGTGAAATTTTAAATAAAGTTAAAGAAGGGCAAGTTGACATATTAATTGGAACGCATGCTATTCTGAGCAAAAAAATTGATTTCAAAGACCTCGGCTTACTTATTATTGATGAAGAGCAAAAGTTTGGTGTAAAAGCTAAGGAAAGACTTCGTCAACTCAAGTTTCAGGTAGACACACTTACCTTAACAGCTACCCCTATTCCGAGAACCTTACAATTTTCTCTGATGGGTGCCAGAGATTTGTCAGTGATTCAGACTCCCCCGCCTAATCGTCAACCGGTAGAAACACAGTTACATGTTTTCAGTGAAGATGTTATTCGGGATGCAATAACTCATGAGGTTTATCGTGGCGGGCAGGTATTTTTTGTACACAATCGGGTAAAAGATATACAAGAAGTTGCTGCAATGCTTAAAAAGCTCTGTCCTGATGTGGATTTTGCCGTTGCACACGGGCAATTAGATGGTGACAAACTGGAAAAAGTGATGCTTGACTTTATGGATCATAAATTTGATGTGCTTGTCTCAACAAATATTGTAGAATCCGGTCTGGATATTCCCAATGCAAATACGATTATAATAAATAATGCACATTGGTTTGGATTAAGTGATTTGCACCAGTTGAGAGGTCGGGTGGGGCGCTCTAACAGAAAAGCATTTTGTTACTTATTTTCTCCTCCGGTTTCGGGATTACCCACAGATTCCAGAAAACGCCTACAGACTATTGAACAATACTCTGAATTAGGCAGTGGCATGAATATTTCCATGAGAGACCTTGACATAAGAGGCGCCGGAAATATACTGGGTGGTGAGCAAAGTGGGTTTATTTCTGAAATTGGTTTTGATATGTATCAAAAAATTCTGGATGAAGCAATAGACGAACTAAAAGAAAAAGAATTCAAAGAGCTATATGCCGAAGAACTGAAAAATAAGAAAGTTTTTGCAAGAGATTGTCAGATTGATACCGATCTTGAAATAATGATACCCGACAGCTATATTCCAAATATCAATGAAAGGCTGAGTATTTATACTCAAATAAATAGCTTGAAAGACCGGGAAGCAATGAATAAAATGATGGAAACACTGGAAGATAGATTCGGACGCTTACCGGAAATGGTTAAAGAAATTTTCAAAGCTGTTGAACTCAGAAGGGAAGCCAAAGAATTAGGTTTTGAAAGATTAAGTATAAAAAACAAAAAGCTAAAAGCCTGGTTTGTTGAAAATCAAGATTCATATTTTTATCAGAGTGAAATTTTTGGAAATATATTGCAATGGGTTCAGCAAAATGCAGCAAATTGTACCTTAAAACAAACTAGTCAACATCTTATACTAAGTTACCAACCTGTTCAAAACATAAATCACTGTTTACAAATACTCAGAAAAATGAAAGATGATGTGTTAACAGAAAAAATCAGTTGA